A single region of the Duganella sp. BuS-21 genome encodes:
- a CDS encoding DUF6328 family protein encodes MNEPRDYDAEEREDGDFSDMLSEMRILLPGAQMLSAFLIILPFNEGFGKIVHAEKLLFLATFFFSLTALVLLSAPAVQHRVMRPLKDRARFKRNATRQIVAGACSLGIALTLGTDLVISEVFGATVGFVMAAIMALILLCFWWLMPALMKRNDKE; translated from the coding sequence ATGAACGAGCCGCGCGACTACGACGCCGAGGAGCGCGAGGACGGCGACTTTTCCGACATGTTGAGCGAAATGCGCATCCTGCTGCCGGGTGCGCAGATGCTGTCGGCCTTCCTGATCATCCTGCCGTTCAACGAAGGCTTTGGCAAGATCGTGCATGCCGAGAAGCTGCTGTTCCTGGCCACCTTCTTTTTTTCGCTGACCGCGCTGGTACTGCTGAGCGCACCGGCAGTCCAGCACCGCGTAATGCGGCCGCTGAAGGACCGCGCGCGCTTCAAGCGCAACGCGACGCGGCAGATCGTCGCCGGCGCCTGCTCGCTCGGCATCGCGCTGACGCTGGGCACGGACCTGGTGATTTCGGAGGTGTTCGGCGCCACGGTCGGCTTCGTGATGGCGGCCATCATGGCGCTGATCCTCCTGTGCTTCTGGTGGCTGATGCCGGCGCTGATGAAGCGGAACGATAAAGAGTGA
- a CDS encoding quinone oxidoreductase, with amino-acid sequence MVKAIRMNRVGGPEVMELVEVDLPPPGPGEVRMRHEAIGLNYIDVYHRTGLYPQPLPGALGVEGAGVVEEVGEGVTDLQVGDRVAYGGRPLGAYSEARNIPASQLLVLPKQIDFDTAAAMMLQGLTVQYLFHRTVPLKAGDTVLFHAAAGGVGLIACQWARVMGVNLIGTVGSEEKAALAIENGATHVINYNKENFTERMKELTDGKGVSVVYDSIGKDTFIGSLDCLQPLGMMVSFGNASGPVPPFGLNELASRGSLFITRPSLMAYMAKREDLEASAKSLFGVVSSGEVKIDIRQRYALADVQQAHRDLEARKTTGSSILLP; translated from the coding sequence ATGGTCAAAGCGATCCGCATGAACCGCGTCGGCGGGCCCGAAGTCATGGAACTGGTGGAGGTCGATTTGCCGCCGCCCGGCCCGGGCGAGGTGCGGATGCGCCATGAAGCCATCGGCCTCAATTACATCGACGTCTATCACCGCACCGGCCTGTACCCGCAACCATTGCCCGGCGCGCTGGGCGTGGAGGGCGCCGGCGTGGTGGAGGAAGTGGGCGAGGGCGTGACCGACCTGCAAGTGGGCGATCGTGTCGCCTACGGCGGCCGTCCGCTCGGCGCCTATTCCGAAGCGCGCAACATCCCGGCCTCGCAACTGCTGGTGCTGCCCAAGCAAATCGATTTCGACACCGCCGCCGCCATGATGCTGCAAGGCCTGACGGTGCAATACCTGTTCCACCGTACCGTGCCGTTGAAGGCTGGCGATACCGTCCTGTTCCATGCGGCGGCGGGCGGCGTCGGCCTGATCGCCTGCCAATGGGCGCGCGTGATGGGCGTGAACCTGATCGGCACCGTGGGTTCGGAAGAAAAGGCCGCGCTGGCGATCGAGAACGGCGCCACCCACGTCATCAACTACAACAAGGAAAACTTCACCGAGCGGATGAAAGAACTGACCGACGGCAAAGGCGTGTCGGTGGTGTACGACTCGATCGGCAAGGATACCTTCATCGGCTCGCTGGACTGCCTGCAGCCGCTGGGCATGATGGTCAGCTTCGGCAACGCCTCCGGGCCGGTGCCGCCGTTCGGCCTGAACGAGCTGGCCAGCCGTGGCTCGCTGTTCATCACCCGTCCATCGCTGATGGCCTATATGGCCAAGCGCGAAGACCTGGAAGCCTCGGCCAAATCGCTGTTTGGCGTGGTGAGCAGCGGTGAGGTCAAGATCGACATCCGCCAGCGCTATGCTTTGGCCGACGTGCAGCAGGCGCATCGAGATCTCGAAGCGCGCAAGACCACCGGCTCGTCCATCCTGCTTCCATGA
- a CDS encoding class 1 fructose-bisphosphatase — translation MKRVSLTQYLVEEQRLHNTIPAELRLLIEVVARACKTISHSVGKGALGEVLGTAETENIQGEVQKKLDIISNEILLEANEWGGHLAAMASEEMESIHPIPNRYPKGEYMLLFDPLDGSSNIDVNVSIGTIFSVLKAPEGMDQPTEADFMQAGTKQVAAGYAVYGPQTMLVLTTGNGVNCFTLDREMGSWVLTQRDIKIPATTKEFAINMSNQRHWHAPVQRYISELLAGDTGPRGTNFNMRWIASMVADVHRILNRGGIFMYPADTRDTSMPGKLRLMYEANPMAFIVEQAGGAATDGKQRIMDIQPHKLHQRVPVFLGSRDEVAVVTGYHSEG, via the coding sequence ATGAAACGAGTCAGCCTTACACAATACCTGGTGGAGGAACAACGCCTGCACAACACGATCCCGGCCGAACTGCGCCTGTTGATCGAAGTGGTGGCGCGCGCGTGCAAAACCATCAGCCACTCGGTGGGCAAGGGCGCGCTGGGCGAAGTGCTGGGCACCGCCGAGACCGAAAACATCCAGGGCGAAGTGCAGAAAAAGCTGGACATCATCTCCAACGAAATCCTGCTCGAAGCGAACGAATGGGGCGGCCACCTGGCGGCCATGGCGTCGGAAGAAATGGAATCGATCCACCCGATTCCAAACCGCTATCCGAAGGGCGAATACATGCTGCTGTTCGACCCACTGGACGGCTCCTCGAACATCGACGTCAACGTCTCGATCGGCACCATCTTCTCCGTGCTGAAAGCGCCGGAAGGCATGGACCAGCCGACCGAAGCGGACTTCATGCAGGCAGGCACCAAGCAAGTCGCCGCCGGCTACGCCGTGTACGGCCCGCAGACCATGCTGGTGCTCACCACCGGCAACGGCGTCAACTGCTTCACCCTGGACCGCGAAATGGGCTCGTGGGTGCTGACCCAGCGCGACATCAAGATCCCGGCGACCACCAAGGAATTCGCGATCAACATGTCGAACCAGCGCCACTGGCACGCGCCGGTGCAGCGCTACATCAGCGAACTGCTGGCCGGCGACACCGGCCCGCGCGGCACCAACTTCAACATGCGCTGGATCGCTTCGATGGTGGCGGACGTGCACCGTATCCTGAATCGCGGCGGCATCTTCATGTACCCGGCCGACACGCGCGATACCTCCATGCCAGGCAAGCTGCGCTTGATGTATGAAGCGAACCCGATGGCGTTCATCGTCGAGCAGGCAGGCGGCGCGGCCACTGACGGCAAGCAACGTATCATGGACATCCAGCCGCACAAGCTGCACCAGCGCGTGCCGGTGTTCCTGGGCTCGCGCGATGAGGTGGCGGTGGTGACCGGCTACCATAGCGAGGGCTGA
- the pepN gene encoding aminopeptidase N — MRTDSSPTTIYRKDYTPPAYLVDTVELGFDLSPARTVVASRVTMRHNPASQSRDIVLHGEEIQLVQLRLNGQLLSVGDYQLTSSMLTIPTTADHVVLEIETICAPVENTTLSGLYVSNHSFYTQCEAEGFRRITYFPDRPDVMAKYTVMLRADKAAYPVLLSNGNLIEEGDLGDGRHYAKWEDPFKKPSYLFALVAAKLVCQEETFKLADGRDVLLQVWVEEGNLDKTDYAMQSLKNSIRWDEERFNLELDLDRFMIVAVGDFNMGAMENKGLNIFNTKFVLANPRTATDIDYAGIEAVVGHEYFHNWTGNRVTCRDWFQLSLKEGLTVFRDQEFSADMIGTDSGRAVTRIDQVRTLRQAQFPEDAGPMSHPVRPDSFVEINNFYTVTVYEKGAEVVRMYQTLLGRDGFRKGMDLYFERHDGEAVTCDDFRAAMADANGRDLEQFERWYSQAGTPIVTARTRYDAVKRNFDIILSQRSTATAGQPEKLPFHIPVAVGLLGANGKDLVLNLENGKHAKGATTVVLELTEQEQIFRFRHVDERPTPSILRDFSAPVILEYDYTDDELLHLFSHDSDPVNRWEAGQRLAMARLLKLTSQVAAGGEAKLKLDNTFLNAMRAVLSDDKLDPAYRELALILPSETIIAEQMDVVEPQAIHTARQFMRRTIGASLKSELLAQYHANQTPGDYSPDALSAGKRALKNLCLSYLMVAPELAELKLAQSQFENASNMTDRSAALVSMIHSGAEAGPYLKAFYDDFSNEALVIDKWFAMQASAPSANVAAVRKLMQHPAFTLKTPNRARSLIFNFTSGNPSQFHAADGSAYEFWAEYVIKLDAINPQVAARLARGMDRWRRYAPALQAKMKQALEKVAARAKLSNDVLEVVTKALAN; from the coding sequence ATGCGCACAGACAGCAGCCCCACGACGATATACCGCAAAGATTACACCCCTCCAGCCTATCTGGTAGATACCGTAGAACTGGGTTTCGATCTGTCCCCGGCACGGACCGTGGTGGCCAGCCGCGTCACCATGCGCCACAACCCGGCGTCCCAGAGCCGCGACATCGTGCTGCACGGTGAGGAAATCCAACTGGTGCAACTGCGCCTGAACGGCCAACTGCTGAGCGTCGGCGATTACCAGCTGACGTCCTCCATGCTGACCATCCCCACCACGGCCGACCATGTGGTGCTGGAAATCGAAACCATCTGCGCGCCGGTGGAAAACACCACGCTGTCGGGCCTCTACGTTTCCAACCACAGCTTCTACACCCAGTGCGAGGCCGAAGGCTTCCGCCGCATCACCTATTTCCCCGACCGTCCGGACGTGATGGCCAAGTACACCGTGATGCTGCGCGCCGACAAGGCCGCCTACCCGGTGCTGCTGTCGAACGGTAACTTGATCGAAGAGGGCGACCTCGGCGACGGCCGCCACTACGCCAAGTGGGAAGACCCGTTCAAGAAGCCGTCCTACCTGTTCGCGCTGGTGGCAGCCAAGCTGGTGTGCCAGGAAGAGACCTTCAAGCTGGCCGACGGCCGCGACGTGCTGCTGCAGGTGTGGGTGGAAGAGGGCAACCTCGACAAGACCGACTACGCCATGCAGTCGCTCAAGAACTCGATCCGCTGGGACGAGGAACGCTTCAACCTGGAACTGGACCTGGACCGCTTCATGATCGTCGCCGTGGGCGACTTCAACATGGGCGCGATGGAAAACAAGGGCCTGAACATCTTCAACACCAAGTTCGTGCTGGCCAACCCGCGCACCGCCACCGACATCGACTACGCCGGCATTGAAGCTGTGGTCGGCCACGAATACTTCCACAACTGGACCGGCAACCGCGTGACCTGCCGCGACTGGTTCCAGCTGTCGCTGAAGGAAGGCCTGACCGTGTTCCGCGACCAGGAATTCTCGGCCGACATGATCGGCACCGACAGCGGCCGCGCCGTCACCCGCATCGACCAGGTGCGCACGCTGCGCCAGGCCCAGTTCCCGGAAGACGCCGGCCCGATGTCGCACCCTGTGCGTCCCGACTCCTTCGTCGAGATCAACAACTTCTATACCGTGACCGTGTACGAAAAAGGCGCGGAAGTGGTGCGCATGTACCAGACCCTGCTGGGCCGCGACGGCTTCCGCAAAGGCATGGACCTGTACTTCGAACGCCACGACGGCGAGGCCGTGACCTGCGACGATTTCCGCGCCGCCATGGCCGACGCCAACGGCCGCGACCTCGAGCAATTCGAACGCTGGTACTCGCAAGCCGGCACGCCGATCGTGACCGCGCGCACGCGCTACGACGCCGTCAAGCGCAATTTCGACATCATCCTCAGCCAGCGCAGCACCGCCACCGCCGGCCAGCCGGAAAAACTGCCGTTCCACATTCCCGTGGCGGTCGGTCTGCTGGGCGCCAACGGCAAGGATCTGGTCCTGAACCTGGAAAACGGCAAGCACGCCAAGGGCGCGACCACGGTGGTGCTGGAGCTGACCGAGCAGGAGCAGATCTTCCGCTTCCGCCACGTGGACGAGCGCCCGACGCCATCCATCCTGCGCGACTTCTCGGCGCCGGTGATCCTCGAATACGACTACACCGACGACGAACTGCTGCACCTGTTCAGTCACGACAGCGACCCGGTCAACCGCTGGGAAGCCGGCCAGCGCCTGGCGATGGCACGCTTGCTCAAGCTGACCTCGCAAGTGGCGGCCGGCGGCGAAGCCAAGCTCAAGCTGGACAACACCTTCCTCAACGCCATGCGCGCCGTGCTCAGCGACGACAAGCTGGACCCGGCGTACCGCGAACTGGCGCTGATCCTGCCATCGGAAACCATCATCGCCGAGCAGATGGACGTGGTGGAGCCGCAAGCCATCCACACCGCGCGCCAGTTCATGCGCCGCACCATCGGCGCATCGCTGAAGAGCGAACTGCTGGCGCAATACCACGCCAACCAGACGCCGGGCGACTACAGCCCGGACGCGCTGTCGGCCGGCAAGCGCGCGTTGAAGAACCTGTGCCTGTCCTACCTGATGGTGGCGCCGGAACTGGCCGAGCTCAAGCTCGCGCAGTCGCAGTTTGAAAACGCCAGCAACATGACCGACCGTTCGGCCGCGCTGGTGTCGATGATCCACAGCGGCGCCGAAGCGGGGCCGTACCTGAAGGCCTTCTACGACGACTTCAGCAACGAAGCGCTGGTGATCGACAAATGGTTCGCCATGCAGGCCTCGGCGCCGAGCGCGAACGTGGCGGCGGTGCGCAAGCTGATGCAGCACCCGGCCTTCACGCTGAAAACGCCGAACCGCGCGCGCAGTCTGATCTTCAACTTCACCAGCGGCAACCCTTCGCAATTCCACGCGGCCGACGGCAGCGCCTATGAATTCTGGGCTGAATACGTCATCAAGCTCGACGCCATCAACCCGCAAGTGGCGGCACGCCTGGCGCGCGGCATGGACCGCTGGCGCCGTTACGCACCGGCGTTGCAGGCCAAGATGAAGCAGGCCCTGGAAAAAGTCGCCGCCCGCGCCAAGCTGTCGAACGACGTGCTGGAAGTGGTCACCAAAGCTCTCGCAAACTAA
- a CDS encoding methylglyoxal synthase, whose product MKFRIALIAHDKKKDDMIALAAEYKAFLSTCALTATGTTGGRLANELGLEVDRKHSGPFGGDLQIGSMLVEGLIDCVIFLRDPMTPQPHEPDINALVRACDVHNTPCATNVSSAHLVLSQLQQRAA is encoded by the coding sequence ATGAAATTCCGCATTGCCCTGATTGCTCACGATAAGAAAAAAGACGACATGATCGCCCTGGCCGCCGAATACAAGGCCTTCCTCTCGACCTGCGCGCTGACCGCCACCGGCACCACCGGCGGCCGCCTGGCCAACGAGCTGGGCCTGGAAGTGGACCGCAAGCATTCCGGCCCCTTCGGCGGCGACTTGCAGATCGGCTCGATGCTGGTGGAAGGCCTGATCGACTGCGTGATCTTCCTGCGCGACCCGATGACGCCGCAGCCGCACGAGCCGGACATCAACGCCCTGGTGCGCGCCTGCGACGTGCACAATACGCCTTGCGCGACCAACGTCTCCTCGGCACATCTGGTACTGTCTCAGCTTCAGCAACGCGCAGCGTAA
- a CDS encoding DUF4136 domain-containing protein, whose translation MKYLAILATAAVMLLSGCATNIRSNVTAFNDWPADIADKSFAFEAPQGADDTLEYRNYQVLVANELNKLGFRQVGDNQTPKLLIGMKFSTIDHPVRVLQTEDPFMGPYWGPGYGRFGWGYSRWAYRPFFYDPFYRIGPTYVEERIKHQYQRQLRVTINDTSGRKLYDVTVQNTSSVQATPYVMPALVQSAFTGFPGQNGVPRTIDITIEPKTETVEVKSPPKAG comes from the coding sequence ATGAAATATCTCGCCATTCTGGCGACTGCCGCCGTCATGCTGTTGAGCGGCTGCGCCACCAATATCCGCAGCAATGTGACTGCCTTCAACGACTGGCCGGCTGACATTGCAGACAAGTCTTTCGCCTTCGAAGCGCCGCAGGGCGCGGACGATACGCTGGAATACCGCAACTACCAGGTGCTGGTCGCCAACGAGCTGAACAAGCTGGGCTTCCGCCAGGTTGGCGACAACCAGACGCCGAAGTTGCTCATCGGCATGAAATTCTCGACCATCGACCATCCGGTGCGCGTATTGCAGACCGAAGATCCGTTCATGGGCCCGTACTGGGGTCCGGGCTATGGCCGTTTCGGCTGGGGTTATTCGCGCTGGGCCTATCGCCCGTTCTTCTATGACCCGTTTTACCGTATTGGTCCGACCTACGTTGAAGAGCGCATCAAGCATCAATATCAACGCCAGCTGCGCGTGACCATCAACGACACCTCGGGCCGCAAGCTGTATGACGTCACGGTGCAAAACACCAGCAGCGTGCAGGCCACGCCGTATGTGATGCCGGCGCTGGTGCAGAGCGCGTTCACCGGTTTTCCCGGCCAGAACGGCGTGCCGCGCACCATCGACATCACCATCGAGCCGAAAACCGAGACGGTGGAAGTGAAATCGCCGCCGAAGGCCGGCTGA
- a CDS encoding DMT family transporter, which yields MDKSITHSAPARAAYLGGLGIAVAGAVLFSTKAIVAKLLYRYQIDAVTLIAFRMLFSLPVFAAIAIWKMRTQPPLSKADRWRLIGMGLVGYYLSSFLDFLGLQYITVGLERLILFLTPTFVLLISSTVLKQHISRRQWLALLTSYCGIVFVFLHDLQGGGNVALGATLVTGSAAAYSIYLLMSGEMVKRLGTLRLVSYAMCVSSAACIGQFFLLRPASMLIQPLPVYGLSLVNGLLCTVAPVLMTMVAVERIGAGTASQAGMIGPVSTLFLGALLLGEPVTSWQLGGTALVLSGIYLLSKK from the coding sequence ATGGACAAAAGCATCACACACTCCGCCCCGGCGCGGGCCGCTTATTTGGGTGGGTTGGGTATCGCCGTCGCCGGCGCCGTGCTGTTTTCAACCAAGGCCATCGTCGCCAAGCTGCTGTACCGCTATCAGATCGACGCCGTCACCCTGATCGCCTTCCGCATGCTGTTCTCGCTGCCGGTGTTCGCCGCCATCGCCATCTGGAAGATGCGCACCCAGCCGCCGCTCTCCAAAGCCGACCGCTGGCGCCTGATCGGCATGGGCCTGGTCGGCTACTACCTGTCCAGCTTTCTCGATTTCCTCGGCCTGCAATACATCACCGTCGGCCTTGAACGCCTGATCCTGTTCCTCACACCGACCTTCGTTCTGCTGATCAGCTCCACCGTGCTCAAGCAGCACATCAGCCGCCGTCAGTGGCTGGCGCTGCTGACCTCCTACTGCGGCATCGTGTTCGTCTTCCTGCACGACCTGCAGGGCGGCGGCAACGTCGCGCTGGGCGCCACGCTGGTGACCGGCTCGGCCGCCGCCTATTCCATCTACCTGCTGATGTCCGGCGAGATGGTCAAGCGCCTCGGCACGCTGCGGCTGGTGTCCTACGCCATGTGCGTGTCCAGCGCCGCCTGCATCGGCCAGTTCTTCCTGCTGCGGCCGGCATCGATGCTGATTCAGCCGCTGCCGGTGTACGGCCTGTCGCTGGTCAACGGCCTGCTGTGCACGGTGGCGCCGGTGCTGATGACCATGGTGGCTGTTGAACGCATCGGCGCCGGCACCGCCTCGCAGGCTGGTATGATCGGCCCCGTTTCTACGCTGTTTCTGGGTGCGCTGCTGCTGGGCGAACCCGTTACCTCCTGGCAGCTGGGCGGCACCGCCCTGGTCCTGTCCGGAATCTATCTGCTGTCCAAAAAATAA